GGCGACGCCTACGCGGAGTACTGCGAACGCGTCCCCCGGTGGTTTCCTGATCCCCGCTCGCTCGAGAACGACTAGCTGCCTCCACGGCAGGCACTCGAGTGACCCGCAGGACACCGGCCAGGAGCGAAACGACGAAGTATCGGCCACGACTCGACCGAGACGATGCACACCGCGGTCCGCCTCGGGCTCCTCACCGTCTGTCTCCTCGCAGCCGTCGGACTCGCGGTCCACTACGGGGCGACGTACGACGAGAACTGGCCCCACCCGACGGGCGACCAACTCGAGGGGAACGTCGACGACTACACCGGTGAGCGGATCCTCCTCTTCGGAGAGGTCCACGCGGTCGAGGACGACGCGCTCGTCGTCCACGTGACCAACGACGCCGACGACGTCGTCCTCGAACTGACGGTCCACGGCTCTACCCCCGTCGAACCTGGCGGCGTCGTCCAGGTCTACGGCGTCCTGGAGGCCGATCAAACGATGACGCCGGACGAGGTCGTCGTCGTCAACGCGAACCCGTCCAGGACGCGGTACAAACACCTCGTCTCCCTTCTCGGCGGTCTCCTCGTCGCCGGCTACTTCCTCCGACACTGGCGGGTGGACGTCGCTCGCGTCGGCTTCGAGCCCCGTCATCGCGACCGCGAGAGCCAGGGGGTGACCGACGATGGCTGACCTCCTCGCACACGTCCTCGTCGCCTACGCGTGTTTCACCGTCCTGGGGTGGCGCCTCGAGTGGCTCACGCGGCGCTGGCTCGCCGTCGGCCTCGTCGGCTCGCTCTTGCCCGATCTCAACCGGATCGAACTGATCGTCTCCGACACCGCCACCGAAGCCGCGCTCGGCGTCCCCCTCGAGTTCGACGCGATCCACACTCTGGGTGGTGTCGTCCTCCTCGCTGTAGCAGGCACACTTTGCTTCCGTCACGACCACCGGCGCGCGTTCGGTATGCTGTTCGCGGGGGCGCTCTCTCACCTCGCTCTCGACGCGCTGAAAGTGTACGCCGACGGATTCTCGGGGGTCTGGCTGTATCCGCTCAGCTGGTACCGTCATCCGTCGCCGAACCTGTACGTCTCCTCGGAGCCGATCGTTCTCTTTTCGGCGATCGTCGTGGCCACGGCCGTCTGGTGGATGGACCGCTCGTTCGGGTTTTGAGAACGGGCCTGACGTGTGTCTCCGTCGTCGCGAAATCGATGAAAAAGCCCCCGAGAGACCGTCGGAGCAATGTTGTACTACGACGTAGTACTATGTATACGATGTCGTCGATCAGCGCCCGAATTCCCGACGAGGACGAGGAAAACCTGGAGGAAGTGGCGGCACTTCTCGACGAGGACAAGAGCCCCGTTATTCGAAAGGCGCTTCGAGAGGGGGCTCTCTGACATTCGAATTCGTCTCGCAGTAGAACAGTACCAGACCGGAGAACTCTCGACGAATCAGGCTGACAGGGTTGCCGGCGTGACCGTTGCACGATGGCTCGAAATCGCTCGTGACCGGAATCTCACGTCACACCTTTCACCAGATGATCTCGTTTCCGACATCGATAGTGCACGGGAGTT
This region of Natronosalvus halobius genomic DNA includes:
- a CDS encoding DNA-binding protein, with the protein product MHTAVRLGLLTVCLLAAVGLAVHYGATYDENWPHPTGDQLEGNVDDYTGERILLFGEVHAVEDDALVVHVTNDADDVVLELTVHGSTPVEPGGVVQVYGVLEADQTMTPDEVVVVNANPSRTRYKHLVSLLGGLLVAGYFLRHWRVDVARVGFEPRHRDRESQGVTDDG
- a CDS encoding metal-dependent hydrolase, with protein sequence MADLLAHVLVAYACFTVLGWRLEWLTRRWLAVGLVGSLLPDLNRIELIVSDTATEAALGVPLEFDAIHTLGGVVLLAVAGTLCFRHDHRRAFGMLFAGALSHLALDALKVYADGFSGVWLYPLSWYRHPSPNLYVSSEPIVLFSAIVVATAVWWMDRSFGF